ATGCACTTGTAACCCAGAATgacaactgcatcctgggctgtatcaagagaagtggccagcaggtcaatggaggtgattgtccccctctgctatGACCTTGTGAGGTCCCACTTGGGAGTGCTGCAGCCaggtctggggtccccagcacgaGAAgaatgtggacctgttagagtaGGTCCTGAGGACAGCCACAAAATGATtggagggctggagcacttctcctacaaagaaagtctgagagagctggggatgttcagtctgcagaagagaaggctccagagagACCTGATTGCAGCTCTTTAATACTTAAAAGCgccttataaaaaagatggagagcaacatCTAGTACATCAGGTAATGATAGGATTTAGGGATAATGGCTTTAAAGTAAaggaagggagatttagattagatgttaggaggcaATACAAAGGTTGTTGAGGCACTAGAACAGCATGCACAGAGAAGGTGTGTATGCCcagtccctggaggtgttcacgACCAGATGGccctggacaacctgatctagtgggtgtcATCCCTGCCATGTCTTGGTCAGGATGCCTCTTATGCTTTTAGATGCCTTCTGTGTAGCGAGGATAATTTTGTTCTCTAGCTGTGTGGTCTAGCTCCTCTTCCTCTAATAGTGGGCCTAAAATGGGATCTTCTCTTCACGCTCAAGGACCAGGATAGATCTGTTGGCATCTACCATCCACTGCCATGGGAAAGAAGGTATGTGCCTGTTTGGTGGGAAGCCTGTGGACTGAGCTCCTGCACCCTTCCTTGGCACAAGTGGCACTCCTGCTTCGATAATCCTGTGCTGCCCCTACATAGTAACTGACGGCTTCTTCTGGGACTTGCTACCTGTCATGCAGCTGGCATCTGCTGAGAGCTTCTGCACTGCTGTGCTCCTTGATTACAATAGCACCATCAGTTTTCCTGTCTTCCTTGAGCTCCTGTAGGGTGTTCCTTGTTGCCCTCTGGAAGTAGGCTTGTGAGGAGACACAAGACACCGTCTGCTCACTCTCACTTGGCTGCAGTTGTGTTGTGCCTGGGGCCATGCTCCTTTCTCTCTACCCACCCCATTGCAAACATCGCCCTGAACAGTGGTGTTCAGCATCTCCAGGGCTGTGAtgcccctgctccatgcacCAACCTAGAGCCTGAAGACCTATAAGGTGAAGGAAGCCATGGGAAAACTGAGAAACAAAgggtgtttgtttctttgtttgttttctctgacaGATGATGAGGGAGGCGgtgagggggggagggggcacaCCACTTGTGGGGGGCTATGCGGGGCTGTGGCCGTGTTTATGCTAGCGCGATTATCAGATTGGGGATGTTTTCAGTTGGGACGCTAAGAAAAGGGAACACAATCAACAAGCATACAGAGACAGCGACCAGACCAAAGAAACGTGAAGGCGATCACGACAGAAACCTCGCAATTCACACTGGTTGTTGGCCTATCAAGAAGCCACAGGTGCCACTGCCAGGAAGATCAGCCTGAGCCTTGCAACTGCAATGGTTGTGAAACATGGACGCCGGCAGGAATGGGTGTGGGATAGACCCATACAAACCCATGTGGGGACGTGCAGGGCAAGGGGAGCTGGGAGGAGCACACAAGGGCAGACGGAGCGGGGTGTCCTGTCCTCCTCTGGAATCTGTCCTTACCTGTGTGCACGTGTACTGCAAGGAGAAAGTGCCAGCTCCTGGTAGAAAAATGAGAGCAGATTTGGTGCCAGCTGCCAGAGTCAGACTGGGGGCGAGGCTGCCCCTGGCCTATGCTGtcagctgctggagccaggaTGTCCCTGtgcagctcctggagcagggggaggaggtCTCGGCCTCCAGGCAAATGCATCAGGAGCATTTTGGGCCCCCAAAAGCAGCCACTGCCAGTACCAGACTGGGTATATCTTCCCCAGACGGGGCATACACATCCCTGTCTGTGTGTCTCCTGGTTATGTGCTCAGCTTCCATAACCGTGGAGCCTGCAAAGGGGAAAGTGGGCAGCTGCACTCCTCAGCCTGGGCAGAGGCCATCTGAGGAGACACAAGACACTGTCTGCTCGCTCTTACTTGGCTATGGTTGTGTTTTGCCCTGGGACATGCTCCCTCCTCTATACACACCCCTTGCCAACATCTCCCTGAACAAAATAACATCCATATTATCCAGTGCTGTGATGATTCACCTCCTCTTCCCTTCAATACCCTCCCCTGCCTTCCTCTCCcgtcccctcctctcccttcgcttcccctcctctcttccttcccttaCCCTCCCTCTATCTCTCTGCAAAAGCCAGGGATGTCTTCTCCATCTCCAAGGGGCAGTGCCCAAGAGACAACCCTCTGCAGTGTGTCACAAATTGCCATTCTTCTGGGAGTGGGGAAGGGGTTCCATAAACACCCGTCTTATACCCACCAAGGGCAAAGCCAtcctccctgggcagctcagATGGGCATACACggagggaagaaaaatctaCACACAAGGCTGGGATGCAGAAATCTTTAATGAGTGTAGAGAGGAAAAGGAGGTCACTCCAAGCAGAAGCCCCTCAGTGTGGGAATCACCAAGGCCAACATAGAGGTAGTGTCCCTTGCTCATGGTGGAGTTCATGCAGGGCATGTGTCTGCTGTTACCGCAGTGGGAGGGCTGGCACTAAGGAGCCCCACAGACCAAGGGAGAAGAAGAGcacaaggaaaaggaagagaaggaggtaGGTGGAGAGATGGAAGGAGAGGCATGAGCCATGTTTTCAGAAAGCACAGGCTGGCCCCTTCCTGCCAGCATTTGCCAGAGGAGCTGAGAAAGCAATGGCCTGAAGATTCCTCCTTTGTGTAGCACCATATACGAAGTTCCTGGGAGAAGAACCCCAGGGCCATGGCCACTGGCTTCTTTAGCAGGGCAGGCACCTTCTGCCACAGTAGCGGCTGGAAATGCCAGAGAGGTCACAGCAGCCGGAGGTGATGGGGACTCCGTcacagctgaggatgctgccaacGGCAGCAGAGGTGGAGGATCCCACAACGGTGTtctgagggaaggagctgaggatggggccagGCAGGGTCACCACCACAGGAGAGGGCTCAATGACAACGGTGGAGTTCTGGCACTGCCTGACGcagggctcgttgcagctgCTGGCCAGTGGAGTCGGGCCACAGGGCCGGCATGGCAGGCACTGGTTGTAGCAGGACATGTCTTGGGCTGGAGAGGCACCTGGGAAAGATGGTAGAGAGGAAGCAGAGCACATGGGTAGGTGAGGATCAGCTCAGTTACCCCATCACAAAAGAGCCAAGGCAACTGCTGAAGGTGGATGTGGAGGCTGTGCCAGGAGGCACATGGTGTTCATCACTTTGTCCTGACAAGGCCCTTCAAAGAGCAGCCTGGCTCAGGAACACCCTCACATAGTCACATAGCACATAAACCAAAAGCTTCCTCAGACCCCTTTCCCAACCTCTCCCTATACAGAACTTCTCTATCCAGCCCTCTTCCATGGCAAGGAACTCCAAGGCACTGAACTCCATAGCTCTGAGCCACCATCGGATTTGATGTCTATTGATGCAAGATCCCTTCCACtttggaagaggaggagagagggcttCAGACTCACCTGGTTCCCAAGGAGGACAAGGCGAGAGAATTGGATgggagagcagggagctgagctgcctTTTATACTGGTCCTTCATTGCTGCTGGCCCAGAGTCTCCCTTGGCAGAGGTAACAATTTTCTGACAAGCTCATCTTGAATGCAAACCATCCCAACAAATGATATGGGCTGTGCGTTGGTTTCCTGCACTGCTGTCTTTTCATTTCCAGATTTTAGGTCATGGCCATGCCCTAGTGATGGCTTCTTTAGAGTGCTGGGATGAAACGTCCAAGTATTTCTAGGGCAGGAATGCATCTGTGATGGCAGAATACTCATCTCAAGTGCGGCATATGTCTTGAGTAGTCAGGTGATGTGTTTCTGGGTGACACTGTTGGGGATGTTTAATGTGCCATTCTGAGGAAGAAGCTCCACCAAGTCTCAGAAAAATGCCCAAGGACTCCTATGCATGAAGATATTGAACATCCTTCCCATTCCTTTCCTCCTCAACTTACTCTGATGGTCCCTTGTTACATCCCCTAGTGTGTGATTTGTTGTACTGGCCTTTGATCGTATCCCCATTTACACCGCTCTCCAGGATTAACATTCTTTCCGCTTTTGACTCTGCGTTTCTCTGTGCAGTCTGTAAATTCATAAGCGATGCcgtaaaatcacagaatggcagaatcatagaatgtctttcattggaatggaccttaaagatcatctagatCAACCCTCCTTGCCATGTGCATGAACACTTTCCACTGGAATAGACTACTCAGAATGCCATCCAATGTGGCTGAGGTGGTGTTACCCAGCTCTGCATCTGAAtaccaccacagctgctctctcactcaccctcctcaaagggaaaggggagaaaatatgatgaaatgagctcaaggtttgagataaggacagagaaATCACTCAAAAACTGTTGTTATGGACAAAACAGTCTCAGTATTCTGAGATTAAGAAAAcatattgcctattactaactagctagagaagtgagaaacaaagaaaacaaactaaaaccactTTCTCTTGGGCCAGAGGTGTATATGAACTTGGATAGCCACCAAAGTCATATCGCTTTGGTCAGCAGAAAGCCCTGGGAACGTGATGATTAGGAGGATATAGGGAACACCAAAAGGTTGTTTTTGTAGTATAAGCGCTAACATGAAATTGCTTAACCTTGGACAGTGAGAAAATACCAAAGTGCTCATAGGCTGTACTCTGTCACTAGGAGGTTTCTATGGTATTGCGCTGTCTCAGGACAGATAGAGAAGAGCCAATaaaaaattcttttcctttgcttgcAACTTGCATTGGAGTCTGGGTGTTCATTGCAACTTCTTCCCcacatccaccctcttccagctcctctgaagaaaaccttgccatgtaaatccACCTAAACAGGCCTTGAATATTTCTAGGGATGGGGCTTCCACAGGTTCTCTGGGGAACCTCTTCCTCTCTGGCATCACCCCCATAGTAAACAATTTCTCCCTAATAACTTATCTAAATCTACTcttctttagtttaaaaccattaccccttgacgtactccagccctctgatcctctttgtggccctcctttggacccactctaacaggtctttgtctttcttgtgctgggagccccagcgctgaatgcagcactccagttgATGTCTTCCTGGAGCAacgtagagggggagaatcacctcccacCACCTGCTGCTCACGCCTCTTTCAATGCAGCTTAGATTATGGTTGGCCGGTTGGGCTCTAAGTGCACTTTGCTTGCTCATGTTGAGTTTTTCATCAAACACCTACACCAAgtccttctcttcagggctCCTCTCAACCTATTCACAGCCCAGCTCATAGTTGTGATTGGGATTGCCCTGATCCACACgaaggaccttgcacttggccttgttgaacctcataagACTtgcatgggcccacttctcaagcctgGCTAAGTCTCCATGAATGGAATCCCTTCCCTCTAATGTGTCAAACGCACCTCTTGGTATCATCAACAAACTTTCTGGGTGCCACTCAGTGCCATACTCCATGCCCCCAGGAAAGATATTAACTAATACCGGTCTCAGTACAGACCCTTGAGGGATACCAAGGGTCCATTAGCTGCATGGTCTGAGCGCGACCATGCAGCTAATTCTTTATCCACCGAGCATTCCATCTGTCCATGCCTCCCCAGCTCAGAGAGAAGGATGTTGTGCCGGATGGTGTCAAATACTTGGCACAAGTCCAGGCAGATGATGTCaattgctcttcccctatccaccatTGTAAAAGAACCACCGGATTTGTCAGTCACAATCACATTATAAGAGTAAATATCACACCCCTAATCTGAGAGACCCTGCCCTAACGAGGGACCCTTCCTCTCTGAGGATGTGCAGAACAATTCTGACATGGCAACACTATGCTAATTAAGGAAGCAATCAGAGGCAATGGGATTATACAAGCACATAAATGTATTGAGAAGGGGTTGTATAAAAGTAGTGAGGAAATTTCTAAGGGGTGCCAGATTTGTGGGAAGTCACTGGGTACCCTGACTTGCACAATTCCAAAATAAACAATCTCTCAAACCTTCCGTGTGTATTGGCTCATTGCACACCAGATAATGGATCTGGAATTTTAACCCGCTTGTGCCCCCTCCCAGCTTTTTatgcacctccagcctccttgGTGGGAGCCTGGTATGAGAAGATGAAAAGTCCTTAAATTAGTAGAACAAGAGTACTGCAGAAGTTAAAATGTATGTGTCATTGGATGAGAATTCCCTTTTCAATCTTAGGTTTTCTTGGTGTCACCATCTCCTGGCAAACCAGTACCTGCGTATTGATAACCCTGATGGGCTTAATCACCTTGTCAGTAGGTGCTCCACACACCCTCGTGGTGACTCAGCACTGGGGACCTGATAACACCAGTGCCCTTTCTCACCACAACAATGGCTGTCTCCACACACTGGGGCCAGTGAAAGGGAGAGACAAGGAGGTAGGGGTGCACATTAACAGCCCCCTTCCACATTCTGGATATTTGTCTTACTGTTGGTTATGCTAACCACACTGCCAGGCATCAAGAGCAGGGGCTGCCACTCACACCTGGCTCACCACAAGCCCCAGGTGTCCTTGCTGGGCAGGCTCAGCTCAGAGTTCCATGCAAGCACTGGTGAGAAGGAGTTGTTCCTCACAGCACCTGCACCTTCCTGTATAAAGCTGCATGCTACAGGTGCCAAAGTGGGCTCAGTGCACACAGGTAGACAGCGATTTCCTGGAGCTTGGCATCTTGCATGTGGAGAAGCACCTGGGAGTTCTCCATGGAGAGCACAGAGGAGATCCTCTCAGAATGCACATGAGGTTTGAACCTGCTAACCTGCAGCAAGAATTGAGAGGATTGTGTCAGGCGCTGCTGGTACCAGAAGATGTAGGGAGCAGAGTTGCTGGAGGAGAAATTGCAGTGAAGAGTTGTGTTGTGTCCCACCTGGATGGCAGTTTCTTGGGCAAACTGTAACACAGAGTCCTTCTGTGTGTGTCCTGCATGCAGACTGTAACAAGGAGTTCTTTTGTGAATGACCTACAAAGCCAGAACAGCATCTCATCACTGCTTGAAGATTTatctcttctctccctctctcctgtGTCTATCATTTCACCAAATTTCTCACTGTCTCCACTCTCCATCTCCCTTTTCATGGGATGTGAAATGCTGAGCTAAGTACACATGCACTCTTCTTTCTGCAGATGCTATTCCCATACCCAAGTCTGTCAGCTTACCTACTTTTTAGCAGTATCTCACCTGGCTTTGAGtccatctgctctctttctCCCTCAGCTCTATTAACAGTTTGTCTCTCTTCCCACATGCAGCACAAGAGATGAGCCATTCCTTCTGTACCTCATGTCATTATTTTTTACTGCAACATTTACTCCATacttcacacaagattatttttccttgctgtgtCCTCATGTAGCATCTCTGTTCTTGCATGGACTTCTTTCCATGTTTACCAAGGATCACGTCCATCTCCACATACACTGACAGAATTTTGACCAGAACATCTAGGAGGGCACAAGCTCCTATTTGCCATCCTGATCTGTTCCCTAGCAGCAACCTCTCTTTCACCATACATACATATGAACAACGCATGTAAGATTGCTAGGCATCTGCAAAGGAAACATGCAGATGCTTATTCATCCTTGTATACTTGTTGCTCCTGACATCTCCCCGACTGATTCCTGTACCcatctgcagcccctgctctccCTACAGAAAGCACTTCCAGTTCTTCCAGGGATGCAGGACTCCAATTTTCCCCCTCCAGAAGTGATGGGATGCCATCTTGCCCTTAGCTTGCTCTCCCGAAAGTCAGGTCACAACTGAAGGCCTCCATGCCAACAGGCATGCATGGATGGACAAGGAGCAACTGGTAAACTGTATGAGAAAGAAGAGGCCTACAGAAAATGGAAGCGAGGACAGGTACCCTGGCAGGAACACAGAGGAATCATCAGCAGCCAGGGATCAGGTTAGGAAAACTAAAGCCCTATTAGAATTTAATTTGGCCAAGGACATCAAGGACAACAAGAAAGGCTTCTCTAGGCATATCTGTGATAAAAG
This portion of the Anas platyrhynchos isolate ZD024472 breed Pekin duck chromosome 28, IASCAAS_PekinDuck_T2T, whole genome shotgun sequence genome encodes:
- the LOC119714031 gene encoding feather keratin Cos2-3-like, which codes for MKDQYKRQLSSLLSHPILSPCPPWEPGASPAQDMSCYNQCLPCRPCGPTPLASSCNEPCVRQCQNSTVVIEPSPVVVTLPGPILSSFPQNTVVGSSTSAAVGSILSCDGVPITSGCCDLSGISSRYCGRRCLPC